A stretch of Mastomys coucha isolate ucsf_1 unplaced genomic scaffold, UCSF_Mcou_1 pScaffold3, whole genome shotgun sequence DNA encodes these proteins:
- the Aars2 gene encoding alanine--tRNA ligase, mitochondrial, which yields MMAASVAVAAGTLRRAIGRSCPWQQPFSTEARPPHGAAVRDAFLSFFRDRHGHRLVPSASVRPRGDPSLLFVNAGMNQFKPIFLGTVDPRSEMAGFRRVANSQKCVRAGGRHNDLEDVGHDLSHHTFFEMLGNWAFGGEYFKEEACSMAWELLTQVYGIPESRLWVSYFSGDSKTGLEPDLETRDIWLSLGVPASRVLSFGLQENFWEMGDTGPCGPCTEIHYDLAGGVGSPQLVELWNLVFMQHYREADGSLQLLPQRHVDTGMGLERLVAVLQGKRSTYDTDLFSPLLDAIHQNCGVPPYSGRVGAADEGRIDTAYRVIADHIRTLSVCIADGVSPGMSGAPLVLRQILRRAVRYSTEVLQAPPGFLGNLVPVVVDILGAAYPELEKNSVKIASLVSEDEAAFLASLQRGRRIIDRTIKRLGPSDLFPAEVAWSLSMSGNLGIPLDLVELMLAEKEVKLDTAGLEQLSQREAQHRAQQTEADQEEGLCLDVHALEELHRQGIPPTDDSPKYNYSLRPNGDYEFGPCEAKVLQLYSETGTAVASVGAGQRCGLLLDRTNFYAEQGGQVSDQGYLIRTEQQDVLFPVARAQVYGGFILHEAVAPECLQVGDQVQLHVDKAWRMGCMVKHTATHLLSWALRQTLGPTTEQRGSHLNPERLRFDVATQAPLTTEQLRTVESYVQEVVGQDKPVYMEEVPLAHTAHIPGLRSLDEVYPDPVRVVSVGVPVAHALAPASQAALQTSVELCCGTHLLSTGAVGDLVIIGDHQLVKGITRLLAITGEQAQQAREVGQSLSQQVEAASERLSRGNRDLPEAHRLSKDIGRLIEVTESAVIPQWQRQELQTTLKMLQRRANTAIRKLEKGQASEKSQELLKRHPGPVIVDTVSAESLSVLVKIVRQLCKQAPSMSVLLLSPQPTGNVLCACQVAQDATPTFTAEAWALAVCSHMRGKAWGSRVIAQGTGHTADLEAALGTARAYALNQL from the exons ATGATGGCGGCGTCGGTGGCTGTCGCAGCCGGGACGCTGCGGCGAGCCATTGGCAGGTCGTGCCCATGGCAGCAGCCGTTCTCAACCGAGGCCCGTCCACCCCACGGAGCGGCCGTGCGGGACGCCTTCCTGAGCTTCTTCCGAGATCGCCACGGCCACCGGCTCGTGCCCTCCGCTTCCGTGAGACCGCGCGGCGACCCCAGCCTGCTCTTCGTCAATGCAGGCATGAACCAG TTCAAGCCCATCTTCCTGGGCACAGTGGATCCACGAAGCGAGATGGCAGGCTTCCGACGTGTAGCTAATAGCCAGAAATGTGTCAGGGCTGGAGGGCGCCATAACGACCTGGAGGATGTGGGACATGATCTCTCTCATCATACGTTTTTCGAGATGCTTGGCAACTGGGCTTTCGGGGGTGAATACTTTAAG gaggaagcttgTAGCATGGCCTGGGAACTGCTGACTCAAGTCTATGGGATTCCTGAGAGCAGGTTATGGGTCTCCTACTTCAGTGGTGACTCCAAGACAGGGCTGGAGCCAGACCTGGAGACCAGAGACATCTGGCTCAGCTTGGG AGTACCTGCCAGCCGTGTGCTGTCCTTTGGACTACAAGAGAACTTCTGGGAGATGGGAGACACTGGGCCTTGTGGACCTTGTACTGAGATCCACTATGACCTGGCTGGCGGGGTGGGAAGCCCCCAGCTGGTAGAGCTTTGGAATCTGGTCTTCATGCAACACTACAG AGAGGCAGATGGAAGCCTGCAGCTGCTGCCCCAGCGGCATGTGGACACAGGAATGGGCCTGGAAAGGCTGGTGGCTGTACTGCAGGGCAAACGTTCCACCTACGACACCGACCTCTTCTCTCCACTGCTCGACGCCATACACCAG AACTGTGGGGTTCCTCCTTACTCTGGCCGGGTAGGGGCAGCAGATGAGGGACGAATAGACACAGCCTACCGAGTCATAGCCGATCACATCCGCACGCTCAGTGTCTGCATTGCTGATGGTGTCTCGCCAGGGATGTCAGGTGCCCC GCTAGTTCTTCGACAGATTCTCCGTAGAGCTGTGCGCTATTCCACAGAGGTCCTGCAGGCACCGCCTGGCTTTCTAGGCAACCTGGTGCCAGTGGTGGTGGACATACTG GGAGCCGCTTATCCAGAACTTGAGAAGAACTCAGTCAAG ATAGCCAGCCTGGTGTCAGAGGATGAGGCAGCCTTCCTGGCCTCCCTGCAGCGAGGCCGGCGGATCATCGACCGCACCATTAAGCGCCTGGGCCCTTCTGATTTGTTCCCTG CCGAAGTGGCCTGGTCATTGTCGATGTCTGGGAATCTGGGGATTCCCCTGGACCTGGTAGAGCTAATGCTGGCGGAGAAGGAGGTGAAGCTGGACACAGCAGGACTGGAGCAGCTATCCCAGAGGGAGGCTCAG CACCGGGcccagcagacagaggcagatcaggaggaaggattgtgtcTTGATGTCCACGCACTGGAAGAGCTGCACCGTCAAGGCATACCCCCAACTGATGACAGCCCCAAATATAACTATTCTCTTCGCCCCAACGGGGATTATG AATTTGGCCCCTGTGAGGCCAAGGTGTTACAGCTGTATTCAGAGACTGGGACAGCTGTAGCCTCCGTGGGAGCAGGCCAGCGCTGTGGCCTTCTATTGGACAGAACCAACTTCTATGCTGAACAAGGGGGTCAGGTTTCAGACCAAGGCTACCTCATTCGTACAGAGCAGCAG GATGTGTTGTTCCCTGTGGCCCGGGCTCAGGTCTATGGGGGCTTCATCCTGCATGAGGCCGTGGCTCCCGAGTGCTTACAGGTGGGGGATCAAGTGCAGCTGCATGTGGATAAG GCCTGGCGAATGGGATGCATGGTGAAGCACACGGCCACCCACCTGCTGAGCTGGGCACTTCGGCAGACCCTCGGACCAACCACTGAGCAGAGGGGCTCCCATCTCAACCCCGAGCGGCTGCGCTTTGACGTGGCCACCCAG GCCCCACTGACCACAGAGCAGCTACGGACAGTAGAGAGCTACGTGCAGGAAGTTGTGGGGCAGGATAAACCTGTGTACATGGAGGAAGTGCCCCTGGCACACACTGCCCATATCCCTGGCCTCCGCTCGCTGGATGAG GTGTACCCAGACCCCGTTCGGGTAGTGTCAGTGGGGGTTCCTGTGGCCCATGCACTGGCACCAGCCTCCCAGGCTGCACTGCAGACCTCGGTAGAACTGTGCTGTGGGAC GCACCTGCTAAGTACCGGGGCCGTGGGGGACTTGGTGATTATTGGGGACCACCAGCTGGTCAAGGGCATCACTCGCCTACTGGCCATCACTGGGGAGCAGGCCCAACAG GCCCGAGAGGTGGGCCAGAGCCTGTCTCAGCAAGTGGAAGCAGCCAGTGAGCGACTAAGTCGGGGCAACCGAGACCTGCCGGAAGCTCACCGGCTATCGAAGGACATAGGACGGCTCATCGAG GTCACAGAGTCTGCTGTGATACCTCAGTGGCAACGGCAGGAGCTACAGACCACACTGAAGATGCTACAGCGCCGTGCCAACACCGCCATCCGGAAACTGGAGAAGGGCCAG GCTAGTGAGAAATCCCAGGAACTGTTGAAACGACACCCGGGGCCTGTGATTGTGGACACTGTCTCTGCTGAGTCCCTCTCA GTGCTGGTAAAGATCGTGCGGCAGCTGTGCAAACAGGCCCCCAGCATGTCTGTGCTGTTGCTCAGCCCCCAGCCCACTGGCAATGTCCTGTGTGCCTGCCAGGTGGCCCAG GATGCCACGCCTACCTTCACAGCGGAGGCCTGGGCACTAGCTGTGTGCAGCCACATGAGAGGCAAGGCTTGGGGCTCCCGAGTCATAGCCCAGGGTACTGGACACACTGCTGACCTGGAGGCTGCCCTCGGGACAGCCCGAGCTTATGCACTCAACCAGCTCTGA